The stretch of DNA CGCCGTGGCACCATACCCAGTGTACCGGATTCACCGCCTGCACACAAAACGCCAGGTCGTTTTTCAACACTCTCAAGTGCTTGACAATAGCTCTCACTTGGGAGTATATTGTGTGGGAGAGTCAAGCCAGTTGTCGAGGCTCGCCGTATCTTCCACTACCCCGCCACGTCTTCAAGAGAGGAGAGCGGCCCTGGGATGCAGCCGATTGACGAAGCGGCACTCCTGAGCAGGGCTAGAGAGTACGATCAGGCCGCCATAGCGGAGATCTATGATCGTTACTCCCTACGCATCTACAACTACATATATCACCGCCTGGGCAATGCCCACCTGGCTGAGGACCTGACGGCCACTGTCTTCCTGCGCATGCTGGAAGCGATCCGTTCGTCGCGGGCCTGGCAGAGTTCCTTCTCTGGCTGGCTCTACCGCATCGCGCACAACCTGGTGGTCGACTACTTCCGGGCCGGGCGGCAGGAGGAGTTGCCCCTTGAGGAGTGGCCTGTGCCGCCCAAAGAGCACCCGGCGGACATTGCCGAGCGTTCCATCGCC from Chloroflexi bacterium ADurb.Bin180 encodes:
- the sigX gene encoding RNA polymerase sigma factor SigX, whose translation is MQPIDEAALLSRAREYDQAAIAEIYDRYSLRIYNYIYHRLGNAHLAEDLTATVFLRMLEAIRSSRAWQSSFSGWLYRIAHNLVVDYFRAGRQEELPLEEWPVPPKEHPADIAERSIAQQRLRSAIDQLTGEQNVVITLKFLEGFSNAEVARAIGKSEGAVKSLQFRALAALRRIIGGEEL